Proteins encoded in a region of the Pyxidicoccus trucidator genome:
- a CDS encoding sensor histidine kinase, giving the protein MSPPRRGFSFWRPGRLLLRIYLVGLAQLVLVSLVLYFARTLVVERPFRHGFARNAHYNVREWAELRSDPAALQASLDRAARLLDAQVTLRDVSGRLIATNMARPAPALSAAEVQQLSRHLPPPPGPPRPFLAVPIPERGPVEAYAILLMRPPGPPPENTSLVVVAVLVCTAITSLAFARTLAGPLQRLAQVARDFGAGKLDTRAGFRRRDELGEVAEAFDEMAGRITHLLRSQKELLANVSHELRTPLARIRVALDLAAEGDAATARELLPDLTEDLSELERLVEDVLTTARLDLATGGPGTGALTLRMDRVDARTLVDKAAGRFRSSRPGHRLEVSVDEGLPALEADPVLLRRVLDNLLDNAGKYSEPGTPVLLRARTVGTGLQFEVTDQGIGIDAADLDRVGTPFYRTDRSRARRTGGVGLGLALARRIVDAHGGTLTLESRPGEGTTVRIDLPGIPEP; this is encoded by the coding sequence TTGAGCCCTCCGCGTCGTGGGTTCTCCTTCTGGCGTCCCGGCCGGCTGCTGCTGCGCATCTACCTGGTGGGGTTGGCGCAGCTCGTGCTCGTCAGCCTCGTGCTGTACTTCGCGCGCACGCTCGTGGTGGAGCGGCCCTTCCGGCACGGCTTCGCGCGCAACGCGCATTACAACGTCCGCGAGTGGGCGGAGCTGCGGAGCGACCCGGCCGCGCTCCAGGCCTCGCTGGACCGGGCGGCGCGGCTGCTCGACGCGCAGGTGACACTGAGGGACGTGTCGGGGCGGCTCATCGCCACCAACATGGCGCGGCCCGCTCCGGCCCTGAGCGCCGCCGAGGTCCAGCAGCTCTCCCGGCATCTCCCTCCGCCCCCCGGCCCGCCGCGTCCGTTCCTCGCGGTGCCCATTCCCGAGCGTGGGCCGGTGGAGGCGTACGCCATCCTGCTCATGCGCCCGCCGGGGCCGCCCCCGGAGAACACCTCGCTGGTGGTGGTGGCGGTGCTGGTGTGTACGGCGATTACGTCCCTGGCCTTCGCGCGCACGCTGGCGGGGCCCCTGCAGCGGCTGGCACAGGTGGCGCGGGACTTCGGCGCGGGGAAGCTGGACACGCGCGCCGGCTTCCGCCGCCGCGACGAGCTGGGCGAGGTGGCCGAGGCCTTCGACGAGATGGCCGGCCGCATCACCCACCTGCTGCGCAGCCAGAAGGAGCTGCTGGCCAACGTGTCGCACGAGCTGCGCACGCCGCTGGCCCGCATCCGCGTGGCGCTGGACCTGGCCGCCGAGGGTGACGCCGCCACCGCGCGCGAGCTGCTGCCCGACCTCACCGAGGACCTGTCCGAGCTGGAGCGGCTGGTGGAGGACGTGCTCACCACCGCGCGGCTGGACCTGGCCACGGGAGGTCCAGGCACCGGCGCGCTCACGCTCCGCATGGACCGCGTGGATGCGCGGACGCTGGTGGACAAGGCCGCCGGTCGCTTCCGCTCGTCCCGGCCTGGACACCGGCTGGAGGTGAGCGTGGACGAGGGCCTGCCCGCGCTGGAGGCGGACCCGGTGCTGCTGCGGCGCGTGCTGGACAACCTGCTCGACAACGCGGGGAAGTACTCCGAGCCCGGCACTCCCGTGCTGTTGCGGGCCCGCACGGTGGGGACCGGCCTCCAGTTCGAGGTGACGGACCAGGGCATCGGCATCGACGCGGCGGACCTGGACCGCGTCGGCACGCCCTTCTACCGCACGGACCGCAGCCGCGCCCGGAGGACGGGCGGTGTGGGACTGGGGCTCGCATTGGCCCGGCGCATCGTGGACGCGCACGGGGGGACGCTGACGCTGGAGAGCCGGCCCGGTGAGGGCACCACCGTCCGCATCGACCTGCCGGGCATCCCAGAGCCCTGA
- a CDS encoding DUF2378 family protein, giving the protein METVMAQPAGREPVVFGHALETLLAAAAPLTSDTLAALERIGVSALRPLNAAYPYAMWPQAIHLLAGATFMPARTEEAEYALGQRFIVHARHSKLGAAMDDLARVVGAERMLLRMSHNLRTTTNVLEAGVTPRSEDTGWELLLRPVAEFARAPGLPTEPPHFIRGLLTAALQRAGAPAARVEVLRHDAARATTTFHVTL; this is encoded by the coding sequence ATGGAAACGGTGATGGCGCAGCCGGCGGGTCGTGAGCCGGTGGTGTTCGGACATGCGCTGGAGACGCTGCTGGCGGCGGCGGCACCTCTGACCTCGGACACGCTCGCGGCGCTGGAGCGAATCGGGGTGTCGGCGCTCCGCCCCCTGAATGCCGCCTACCCCTACGCGATGTGGCCACAGGCCATCCACCTGCTCGCGGGCGCCACGTTCATGCCCGCACGGACGGAGGAGGCCGAGTACGCACTCGGCCAGCGCTTCATCGTTCACGCGCGACACTCGAAGCTGGGCGCCGCCATGGATGACCTCGCGCGGGTGGTGGGCGCGGAGCGGATGCTGCTGCGCATGTCCCACAACCTCCGCACCACCACCAACGTCCTCGAGGCCGGAGTGACGCCGCGAAGCGAGGACACGGGCTGGGAATTGCTCCTCCGCCCCGTGGCGGAGTTCGCCAGGGCCCCGGGGCTGCCAACGGAGCCACCCCACTTCATCCGCGGCCTGCTCACCGCCGCCCTCCAGCGAGCCGGCGCGCCCGCGGCACGGGTGGAGGTGCTCCGCCATGACGCGGCCCGGGCCACCACCACCTTCCACGTCACGCTGTAG
- a CDS encoding alpha/beta hydrolase, producing the protein MMLLMACAGTGGATREPPVVTQGEGGRPVVIARSYTLESSVLKETRRINVYVPPSYADGQTRLPVLYLLDGGEQEDFPHITGLAQLASLNHAMREMMVVGIEGTDRKRDFTFPSSDPVDRKELPTSGGSAAFREFLARELKPWVEARYRTTGESAIIGESLAGLFIVETFLSQPELFERYIAVSPSLWWDNQSLAKESATRLRAHPAGSRVLYLSIGDEGGGMQEGVDALVGALKAHAPAGLQWHYEPLPGEHHHTVYHPAAFRAVRALFPVPPKEAQAPGGAP; encoded by the coding sequence ATGATGCTTCTGATGGCGTGCGCGGGCACGGGTGGGGCCACCCGTGAGCCTCCCGTCGTGACGCAGGGCGAGGGAGGTCGGCCCGTCGTCATCGCGCGCTCCTACACGCTCGAGTCGAGCGTGCTGAAGGAGACCCGGCGCATCAACGTGTACGTGCCGCCGAGCTACGCGGACGGGCAGACCCGGCTCCCCGTGCTGTACCTCCTGGACGGCGGGGAGCAGGAAGACTTCCCCCACATCACCGGCCTCGCCCAGCTCGCGAGCCTCAACCACGCGATGCGGGAGATGATGGTCGTCGGCATCGAGGGCACGGACCGCAAGCGGGACTTCACCTTCCCGTCCTCGGACCCGGTCGACCGGAAGGAGCTTCCGACGAGCGGGGGCTCCGCGGCCTTCCGAGAGTTCCTCGCCCGCGAGCTGAAGCCGTGGGTCGAGGCGCGCTACCGCACGACCGGAGAGTCCGCCATCATCGGCGAGTCCCTGGCGGGCCTCTTCATCGTGGAGACCTTCCTGAGCCAGCCGGAGCTCTTCGAGCGCTACATCGCCGTGAGCCCGAGCCTGTGGTGGGACAACCAGTCGCTCGCGAAGGAGTCCGCCACGCGACTGCGCGCGCATCCGGCGGGCTCGCGCGTGCTGTACCTGTCCATCGGCGACGAAGGTGGCGGCATGCAGGAGGGAGTGGACGCCCTGGTCGGCGCCCTGAAGGCGCATGCACCCGCCGGCCTGCAGTGGCACTACGAGCCGCTGCCGGGCGAGCATCACCACACGGTCTACCATCCGGCGGCGTTCCGGGCGGTGCGCGCGCTGTTCCCCGTGCCTCCGAAGGAAGCCCAGGCTCCCGGCGGGGCTCCCTGA
- a CDS encoding methyl-accepting chemotaxis protein: MSLGRRSLLAKLCVAMGVVALPLLLAILGYVLPQLREQLRADRVRGLRQAVETAYGVLEAYEARERAGTLTRQEAQAQAAALLQGLRYSGVEYFWVNDLDTKLVMHPHLPAMLGKDLKGYRDVRGRAVFVDIVTLAHAKGEGSLAYAATRPGSPDAIPKESYVKLFQPWGWVLGTGVYVEDIDREVAQVRQRILLAVGGALLLALLAGAYVSRRVVRPVRALADAAHRVARGDLDVRVEVRSEDEVGRLTEAFNGMVAGLREVVGALVDAAGATAADAERIRVSADALSLTTREQSESLQRTAEAVQGMSARVSQGAQAARTAAETAADNGEVAREGGTAVGHASKKMAEIVDVVEQSARTVARLQASGRVTGEMLRLIQQVADETQMLAVNTAIEAARAGQHGKGFSVVAGEVRKLAHRTREAAGQVQSLLGQNEADTAAAAELMRQGTAKVREGLGLSSAAGDALARLVAGVREIGGHVERMAEENARQSASGESLAGRIHQLSVRSTESVDGVRQIARSVEDLRTRASRLKELAARFTATGKPRS, from the coding sequence ATGTCCCTGGGACGGCGCAGCCTGCTGGCGAAGCTCTGTGTAGCGATGGGCGTGGTGGCGCTGCCGCTGCTGCTCGCCATCCTCGGCTATGTGCTGCCACAGCTTCGGGAGCAGCTCCGGGCGGACCGGGTGCGCGGCCTGCGCCAGGCGGTGGAGACGGCCTACGGCGTGCTGGAGGCGTACGAGGCGCGGGAGCGGGCCGGGACGCTGACGCGACAGGAGGCGCAGGCCCAGGCGGCGGCGCTGCTCCAGGGGCTGCGCTACTCGGGGGTGGAGTACTTCTGGGTGAATGATTTGGACACGAAGCTGGTCATGCACCCGCACCTGCCGGCCATGCTGGGCAAGGACCTGAAGGGCTACCGCGACGTGCGCGGCCGGGCGGTGTTCGTGGACATCGTCACGCTGGCGCACGCGAAGGGCGAGGGCTCGCTGGCGTACGCGGCCACGCGGCCGGGCTCGCCGGACGCCATCCCCAAGGAGAGCTACGTGAAGCTCTTCCAGCCGTGGGGGTGGGTGCTGGGCACGGGCGTGTACGTGGAGGACATCGACCGCGAGGTGGCCCAGGTGCGCCAGCGCATCCTCCTGGCGGTGGGCGGCGCGCTGCTGCTGGCCCTGCTGGCGGGGGCGTACGTGTCGCGGCGGGTGGTGCGGCCGGTGCGGGCGCTCGCGGACGCGGCGCACCGGGTGGCGCGCGGGGATTTGGACGTGCGGGTGGAGGTGCGCTCCGAGGACGAGGTGGGCCGGCTGACGGAGGCCTTCAACGGAATGGTGGCGGGGCTGCGAGAGGTGGTGGGGGCGCTGGTGGACGCGGCGGGGGCGACGGCGGCGGACGCCGAGCGCATCCGCGTGTCGGCGGACGCGCTGTCGCTCACCACGCGCGAGCAGTCCGAGTCGCTCCAGCGCACGGCGGAGGCGGTGCAGGGGATGAGCGCGCGGGTGTCACAGGGCGCGCAGGCGGCACGCACGGCGGCGGAGACGGCGGCGGACAACGGCGAGGTGGCGCGCGAGGGCGGCACGGCGGTGGGCCACGCGTCGAAGAAGATGGCGGAAATCGTGGACGTGGTGGAGCAGTCGGCGCGGACGGTGGCGCGGCTGCAGGCGTCCGGGCGGGTGACGGGGGAGATGCTGCGGCTCATCCAGCAGGTGGCGGACGAGACGCAGATGCTGGCGGTGAACACGGCGATTGAAGCGGCGCGCGCGGGCCAGCACGGCAAGGGCTTCTCGGTGGTGGCCGGTGAGGTGCGCAAGCTGGCGCACCGCACGCGCGAGGCGGCGGGGCAGGTGCAGTCGCTGCTCGGTCAGAACGAGGCGGACACGGCGGCGGCGGCGGAGCTGATGCGGCAGGGCACGGCCAAGGTGCGCGAGGGCCTGGGACTGTCCTCCGCGGCGGGCGACGCGCTCGCGCGGCTGGTGGCCGGAGTGCGGGAGATTGGCGGGCACGTGGAGCGGATGGCGGAGGAGAACGCGCGCCAGTCCGCTTCCGGAGAGAGCCTCGCCGGGCGCATCCATCAGCTCTCGGTGCGCTCGACGGAGTCGGTGGACGGGGTGCGGCAGATTGCCCGCTCCGTGGAGGACCTGCGCACGCGGGCGTCACGGCTGAAGGAGCTGGCGGCGCGCTTCACGGCGACGGGCAAGCCGCGCTCGTAG